The Cellulomonas sp. S1-8 genomic sequence CGGCCCCACCGCGACGCCGGACGCCCCCCGCCGCAAGCCGCACCGCTCCGACCGCGCCCGCCAGGAGGCCCGCCTGGGCATGCTGCTGTGCGCCCCCGCGATCGTCGTGCTGGTCGCGGTCGTCGGGTACCCGATCCTGCAGGCCGTGTGGGACTCGCTGTACAGCTACAAGCTGACCAACCCCGACGCCCGCAGCTTCGTCGGCCTCGGCAACTTCGCGCTCGTCCTGTCCGACCCGATCTGGTGGCGGGCCCTGGGCGTGACCGTGCTGATCACGGTCGTCACGGTCGCCGTCGAGCTGGTCCTGGGGTTCGCGCTCGCGCTGGTGATGAACAACGCGCTGAGCACGCTGCGGCCCGCGCTGCGCACCGCGATCCTCATCCCCTACGCGATCATCACGGTCGTCTCGGCATTCGCGTTCCGGTTCATGTTCGACCTGACCAGCGGGTTCGTGAACGTGTGGCTGCCGTTCGTCGCCGACGACGTCGACTGGTTCGCGTCGTTCGGCACGTCCATGGCCGTCGTCGCGCTCTCGGAGATCTGGAAGACGACGCCCTTCATCTCGCTGCTGCTGCTCTCCGGCCTGGCGCAGGTGCCGGGCGAGCTGCAGGAGGCGGCCAAGGTCGACGGGGCGTCGTGGTGGCAGCGGATGCGCCGCGTGACGATCCCGAACATGAAGGCCGCGATCATGGTCGCCCTGCTGTTCCGCACGCTCGACGCGTTCCGCATCTTCGACAACATCTTCATCATGACGAACGGCGCGGCCGGCACCGAGTCCGTCGCCTTCCTCGCCTACCGGCAGACGATCCAACGGCTCGAGATCGGCATCGGCTCGGCCGTCTCGGTGCTCCTGACGATCGCGGTCGCGCTCATCGCGCTGATGTTCGTCAAGGGCTTCAAGGTCAACCTGGCGGCGTCGACGAGGGCGGGACGATGAAGGAGCGCAACAAGGCCTGGTGGTGGGTCGGGGGCCTCGCCATCTTCCTGTACTGCCTGTTCCCCGTCGCGTGGATCGTGTCGCTGTCGCTCAAGGCGCCGTCCGACCTCGACAACCGGTCGTTCCTGCCGTCTGCCGTCACGTTCGAGAACTACCAGCTGATCCTCACCGGCTCGGCCTCCGAGCTGTTCCTGCCGGCGCTGCGCAACTCCATCGGGATCTGTCTGATCGCCACCGGCATCGCCGTGGTCCTCGCCGCGCTGTGCGCGTACGCGGTGGCGCGGCTGGACTTCCCCGGCAAGGCGTTCGTCCTGGGGCTGTCGCTCGCGGTGTCGATGTTCCCGGTGATCTCCATCGTCACGCCGCTGTTCAACATCTGGCGCGCGATCGGCCTGTTCGACACGTGGGCGGGGCTGGTGATCCCGTACCTGTCCATCACCCTGCCGCTGTCCATCTGGACGCTCACGGCCTTCTTCCGGGAGATCCCCTGGGAGATGGAGCAGGCCGCGCAGGTCGACGGCGCGACGACCGCGCAGGCGTTCCGCAAGGTCATCGTCCCGCTCGCCGGTCCCGGTGTGGCGACGACCGCGATCATCGCG encodes the following:
- a CDS encoding carbohydrate ABC transporter permease codes for the protein MTATTTTGPTATPDAPRRKPHRSDRARQEARLGMLLCAPAIVVLVAVVGYPILQAVWDSLYSYKLTNPDARSFVGLGNFALVLSDPIWWRALGVTVLITVVTVAVELVLGFALALVMNNALSTLRPALRTAILIPYAIITVVSAFAFRFMFDLTSGFVNVWLPFVADDVDWFASFGTSMAVVALSEIWKTTPFISLLLLSGLAQVPGELQEAAKVDGASWWQRMRRVTIPNMKAAIMVALLFRTLDAFRIFDNIFIMTNGAAGTESVAFLAYRQTIQRLEIGIGSAVSVLLTIAVALIALMFVKGFKVNLAASTRAGR
- a CDS encoding carbohydrate ABC transporter permease, which gives rise to MKERNKAWWWVGGLAIFLYCLFPVAWIVSLSLKAPSDLDNRSFLPSAVTFENYQLILTGSASELFLPALRNSIGICLIATGIAVVLAALCAYAVARLDFPGKAFVLGLSLAVSMFPVISIVTPLFNIWRAIGLFDTWAGLVIPYLSITLPLSIWTLTAFFREIPWEMEQAAQVDGATTAQAFRKVIVPLAGPGVATTAIIAFFLAWNDFVYGISLTSTEAARPVPAALAFFTGASQFEEPTGAISAAAVLVTVPVVVLVLLFQRQIVAGLTQGAVKG